A part of Scyliorhinus torazame isolate Kashiwa2021f unplaced genomic scaffold, sScyTor2.1 scaffold_979, whole genome shotgun sequence genomic DNA contains:
- the LOC140406888 gene encoding uncharacterized protein isoform X1, producing the protein MKKPWKCGDCGNGYRTPSALEAHRRSHTGERPFTCPQCGKGFALLSCLRTHQRVHTGERPFTCSQCGMGFTQLPNLQTHQRVHTGEKPFTCSQCGKRFSHLPNLQRHQQLHTGERPFACTECGKEFIQLLNLKTHQRLHTGERPFACTVCGKGFTQLPNLQRHQRVHTGEKPFTCPECGKRFTQSPDLRAHQRVHTGERPFTCSQCGKRFTQSSSLLIHQRRHTGEKPFRCSVCGKNFIQSSSLLVHQRIHTGERPFTCSVCGKNFIQSSRLLQHQRIHTGERPFTCSVCGKGFTLLSILQTHQRVHTGERPFTCTVCGKGFSQLSHQQSHQRVHR; encoded by the coding sequence atgaagaaaccctggaaatgtggggactgtgggaacggATACAGgactccatctgcactggaagctcatcgacgcagtcacactggggagaggccattcacctgccctcagtgtgggaagggattcgctctgtTGTCctgcctgcggacacaccagcgagttcacactggggagaggccgttcacctgctctcagtgtgggatggggttcactcagttacccaatctgcagacacaccagcgagttcacactggggagaagccattcacctgctctcagtgtgggaagagattctctcACTTACCcaatctgcagagacaccagcaacttcacactggggagaggccgttcgcctgcactgagtgtgggaaggaattcattcagttactcaatctgaagacacaccagcgacttcacactggggagaggccgttcgcctgcactgtgtgtgggaagggattcactcagttacccaatctgcagagacatcagcgagttcacactggggagaagccgttcacctgccctgagtgtggaaagcgattcactcagtcacccgatctgcgggcacaccagcgagttcacactggggagagaccattcacctgctctcaatgtgggaagagattcactcagtcatctagccTGCTGATTCATCAGCGACGTCACACCGGTGAGAAGCCGTTCagatgctctgtgtgtgggaagaatttcattcagtcatccagcctgctggtacaccagcgcattcacactggggagaggccattcacctgctctgtgtgtgggaagaatttcattcagtcatcccgcctgctgcaacaccagcgcattcacactggggagaggccattcacctgctctgtgtgtgggaagggattcactctattATCAATCCTGCAGacgcaccaacgagttcacactggggagaggccattcacctgcactgtgtgtgggaagggattctctcagttatcccaccagcagtcacaccaAAGAGTTCACAGATGA
- the LOC140406888 gene encoding uncharacterized protein isoform X2, translated as MKKPWKCGDCGNGYRTPSALEAHRRSHTGERPFTCPQCGKGFALLSCLRTHQRVHTGERPFTCSQCGMGFTQLPNLQTHQRVHTGEKPFTCSQCGKRFSHLPNLQRHQQLHTGERPFACTECGKEFIQLLNLKTHQRLHTGERPFACTVCGKGFTQLPNLQRHQRVHTGEKPFTCPECGKRFTQSPDLRAHQRVHTGERPFTCSQCGKRFTQSSSLLIHQRRHTD; from the exons atgaagaaaccctggaaatgtggggactgtgggaacggATACAGgactccatctgcactggaagctcatcgacgcagtcacactggggagaggccattcacctgccctcagtgtgggaagggattcgctctgtTGTCctgcctgcggacacaccagcgagttcacactggggagaggccgttcacctgctctcagtgtgggatggggttcactcagttacccaatctgcagacacaccagcgagttcacactggggagaagccattcacctgctctcagtgtgggaagagattctctcACTTACCcaatctgcagagacaccagcaacttcacactggggagaggccgttcgcctgcactgagtgtgggaaggaattcattcagttactcaatctgaagacacaccagcgacttcacactggggagaggccgttcgcctgcactgtgtgtgggaagggattcactcagttacccaatctgcagagacatcagcgagttcacactggggagaagccgttcacctgccctgagtgtggaaagcgattcactcagtcacccgatctgcgggcacaccagcgagttcacactggggagagaccattcacctgctctcaatgtgggaagagattcactcagtcatctagccTGCTGATTCATCAGCGACGTCACACCG ATTAA